TTTCTTGGTTTCAGTTCATTACAGTGGAAAGCTCCATGGCAATGGAGAATACTTCGATTCAAGCCGTAAAAAGGGAACCCCTTTCACGTTCAAATTGGGGCAAGGTAACCATTTCTTGATGAGTTTTTTACAGCAACTCAAGCAGTTTGTGTATCTTTAGGTGGGTATGTTTTGTGGTTTCAGGTGAAGTTATAAAAGGGTGGGATATTGGGATTGCTACAATGAGAAAGGGAGAAAGAGCATTGTATACTATTCCTCCATGTTTGGGTTATGGGAAGGCTGGCTCTCCGCCCATTATTCCTCCGGATTCCACTCTGGTTTTCGACATAGAAATGGTGTCGTGGAAGTCGATCAGAGATGTCGCCGGCGATGGAGGAATATTGAAGAAGATTGTGAGGGAAGGTGAAGGGTGGGCTACCCCTAGAGATGCTGATCAAGTTCTTGGTAAATTTCCTTCTTGTCTTGTCTTTTACTCCCTCCAATCCAAGACTTCTTTTACATACGGTCTGCATCCCATGAGATGAAACTAATCACTCAAGTCTGGATTCAACCTCATTCGAGAGCtagtgggcaaattattgtgtggaccataatcaaatgtacatttttaatgtactaaatgtacattatttttgtactgaatgtacattatttttgtactgaatgtacattatttttatactataaaaataatgtacattcagtacacaaataatatacattccctgaatataatgtatattatttttatattgaatgtacattatttttatattgaatgtgcattatttaatagtatggtccacacagtttgtgtggaccatgattggAACTAGTGAAAGTGGGCCAAAGCCCGTGGAGATGAAACTAATCAGTCAAGTCTAGATTCAACCCCaccccgcggtggggcgggttaTGGCTACCAAAAAAACAATTGTGAAGGAGCGACGACAACCCGCATAGGGCGGGCTAGAGTTGCATGAACCCTTGCCCACAGGTCTAACGGGCCGGCCTGCAAAAGTCCGCTAGAAATTTGGCCCGCAATGAGGCAGGCCTAATAGGGCGGGCcagcccactttgacagtactatcGAGAACAACTAGGGAGGGccggcccactttgacagtactatcTTAGATTTTTTGCTCCCGAAAGGTTGAATCCTCAACCTCAAGGACCCCCACACCCTGGCCCAACAAAGCATCTGAGAGGATGGGGTTTGAGTTTTAACTTATCAAAAGAAGCATTTGTATATTGGGTTTGAGTTTATGGCATATCTGGTCTTTCTGGTTTGCAGTGAAGTATACCATGAGGACTGAGAATAAGGAAGATGTTGTTTCTGAATCTAATGATGGGGTGGAATTTTCCCTAACAGAGGGTGAGTTAAACTATCCACACAGATTAAATTCTTTCCTCTGTCATCATTTCACTTCAAGAATTTTTGACATATTTTGCTGCCATTAGGATTTCTCTGCCCAGCCATGAGTAAAGCAGTAAAGACAATGAGAAAGGGGGAGATTGCAGACATATCAGTGAAGCCTTTTTGTGAGTACCATAATTTTGTCTGCACTGTCTTGTCCTTTTAAAACCTTTTTAAGTTACCAAAACATAAATTCCAGATGGCTTTGGAGCTCTTACAAAtgaaaacacaaacacaaacacaaactcTATTATTGGTAGCATTCCACCAACTTCAAATTTAAGTATCCATCTTGAACTGGTGTCATGGAAAAGTGTCACTGATGTAATGGGTGATAAGAAGGTTCTCAAGACATTGATCAAAGCGGGCGAAGGCTATGACCGTCCTAACGAAGGTGCCCTTGTAAAAGGTAAACTAAACAAAAGGTTTCGCAATCAAATCCCTAACAGTAGGTCAAAAATATGGCTTCTCTCTCACATTTGTGTATTGTGTTTATGCATCAAAGTGGTGTGCATTGGCAAGCTGGAAGATGGAACAATCACTGAAAGAAAAGGGTCAGATCAAGAACCTTTTGAGTATCTATGTTTAGAAGGTAACAAGAAACTCTGCATTTTACTGCATTTTTCTTCTCTCAGATGGCCAGTTTGCAGATTGATAACTGTGTTGCAGATCAAATCATTGAGGGTTTGGATCAGGCAATCATGACTATGCGAAAAGGAGAGGAAGCACGAGTTAGAATCTGCAGTGACTACTTCCATGGCTGCAAAGAAAAGACAACAGAATTATCTCCATTGATTTATGAAGTCAAGCTGCTTGACTTCACCAAGGTACTTGATGCAAATTTATCTTCATTGGCCAAGTCGATATGATGTTTACCCGCGCTTTCTTTGACACAGGAGAAGCCATTTTGGAAGATGGACACACGGGAGAAAATCGAAGCTTGTGAGAGAAATAAGCAAGAGGGGAACCTTCTGTTCAAATCTGGGAAGTTCCAGCATGCCTCTAAGAAGTATGAAAAGGAATGTGGTGTGAAGAAATTCAACCAACTAATGAAAATGTCGAAAATTCCAGCAATAAACATTCTACTCGATAATCTTAGATGCTGAAGTGTGTCAACTTTACCTTGTGCAGGCATCAAAGTACATCGAGTTTGATCACTCTTTCACTGCAGATGAGAAGCGCCAGGCAAACGCGTTGAACTTGTCCTGCAGTTTGAACAATGCTGCATGTAAATTGAAACTGGAAGACTTTTTAGAGGCTTCAAGGTTATGCAGCAAGGTCTGTTCACCCTTTAATAGAAAACTTTCTCTAGCAAGAATCTCGATAATTGTAAGATCTGTTCCATCTTAACACATATGACTTCAATAAATGCAGGCTCTAGGCATTGATCCGTGTAATACCAAAGCGCTCTTCAGAAGGTCTCAGGCATACTTGAGAATGTCTGAGCTCGAAAAGGCTGAAATTGACATCAAGCAAGCTCTAGCCCTGGATCCAAACAACAGGTTTGTTAATCTTACTAGCTTTCTAGTTGAGACaaaaacacatcattcaatttggtatcagatcGAATACCATTTTTTTGTCTGCCAGGGATGTGAAGCTTGTGCACAAGGAGCTAAGGCAAAGACAAAAGCAATATGCACAGCATGAAGTCAAATTTTTCAGTGCCATGCTATCCAGGATAGAGTAGTATGACTTCATTTGCAGTGATTTTACAGAAATATGCATAACAAAATTGCAGTTAGATCAAAACATATACAAAAagttgtattttatttaattagagCATAAATGTTTACAAATGACATTTTGTGTGTGTTAATTTCtgaaatttggtacataaaagcACCTAAAGATagacaaatattattaaaattttagagatatatatacacacatgtaaTATGTACAGACATGTTCATTGCATACATTGAAGTCATTTATTGGTAACTATGAGTGTAAAGGCAAACACACACACTAATACAGTATTGATAGAGTAGCAGCCAGCAGGCGATACTCGACATTATTGAACTAGTAAGTATTCATGAGTAGTCTTGCTCCATATGATCCAAGTAAAACTTCCCCTCGATGTTCTTACTGAGAATAACCTTAAACTTCTCTTCCTTGATACGACTTTCAAGAGCAATTCAAACTTGACGTAATTCTCAATTACCTGCATTACATGAACACAGCATAATATTGAACTTCCTCTTCATTAAGCAAAACATGGATAGGAAGATGAATGATATTCACCATGGAGCAAACATACAACAAGCTTAGCAAGTAATAAGTAACAAATAGATAAGAGACACACTAATGCAATCAGAATCGAGCAAACACATAACCTCGAACAAGAAATCCCTGTTCTGTACATAAGAAGCTTTACAATTAATTACCATGTTTGATGCCAAGGTCAGAGGTGGTAAATGAAGGGACCTCATGGGCGCGCTTGAATTCCTGCAACTGTTTGAAGCTCATCCATGGCTTCACCCAAACTTTAGCTTCATACATCCTTTTCTTACCAGCATCAATCACCTCCAAAGTAAGATGATACATCATACCAGCAACAACCTGCTGTTTGGCACTGACAACTCGCGCAAACTCAAGAAGGGCATTCTGTTCAGAATACAAGCATCCTTAATACCAATGAATTTCTTAAAGTTACAAGTTATATTCCTAGCAAAgtggtcttcttggtttgagccaatcAGCTACAGACTAACTAGGTTGGTTTATAAGGGTCCTTTTTTAAGGTAACATTCAACATCTAAAACGCATAACACCACATGAAACTATGAATCAAACACTAATCcttataaaaagaaatattttcaaGCAGACAAAACAATAGGGCGgcaattattaaacaaaaaaaaaacaaaaaatacctCTTTTTTGTTGTGCTCCAGCACAGCGAATCGACCAAGGCTTTCAATTTCTCCATCGTTTGGGTTTCCCTTACAGTTCCGAAGTCCGCCCAGAAGAGGCCTAGCAGAGGGAGTTGTGCTGCTCCTCATTTGTATCACTTGCTCTTGAGCTGAAAACCCTAATCGGAAGATCCCCAGTAAGCAAAGCAGAACAAAGCAGAGAGAACAATTGAACTTATACTGCATCATCTCCATCATCGCTAGATTCTGTGTTCCCCTTATATCTCTTAAATCTTAATAACGCTGTTTACACTGACACATAAACAACCAGCCTTTGCTTCGTCCTTAAGAGTTCGTTGAGGGATTTTGGCTTCTAAATTAAGGCACCGTTTGGTTTCTTAGTTAAGGAACAACGCGATTTGTATTAGGGGGGACGCGGTCATAATTtaactaaataaattattttactacTCATAGGCGTtgcataatttctttttattgcaatttatcttttgtgtaatttttttaagactCTTTTGTgtagttatatttatataaaaaaaaaattaatcaataatCTCAATCGTTTCAGATAGATGGTTAATAATAGCTatgaaaaaatttttaaataccaAAGTGGTCAAGAATGTCATTTTTGACAAGGAACTTTAAGGTCTTATTTAGCAATCAACGGTTAGCAGTTTGTGTTAGCGGGTAAAGGATAGTGAATTATGGTCTTATTTAGCAATCAACGGTTAGCAGTTTGTGTTAGCGGGTAAAGGATAGTGAATTATGTTAACAGATTTTACCAATAATTTGTAAAagaatgtttggtaaaattagctgtttaatGTTAGCGGTTAATTAGTAAAAGATACAAAAGGACATTCTCAGTGGTAGtagaagataataataataataataataataattattattattattattattattattaaaaaaaaaagtgatatggGATCAAATTTGATCCCACATcgaaaaaaattaagaagagGGCGTTGAGTTCTCTCATTAAAAGGGAAGCTCAATGCCCCATTATTCATCCATGCCCATCTAATTCTCACTTCGGATGCACAGTAGAAGAGAAGTCTCACGCTTCATTATTAAAGAAGCGTGAGGCTTTTCTTTAAACaacaatttgtttttaattaaagtatTCAGGGTGTTTGCCTAAAATGCTAAAGAGAAACGTTGCAACATGCAGCGTTTCTAAAATCAGCCGTTTGGAGCTAAATTGGTACTCCAAATTGTTGATTACTGAACGGTTTTTTTAACGATTTGACCAACTTAAATTGTTAAAGATGGTCAAATTCGTTAAAAATTTATGGATAAGTTGTTAACCAAAGAAGCCCTAAAGCTCAAACAACTTTTTAgtagtaaaaaattataaatattttaattgtttgagtGTGCCCCAATAGACAATTTatagtacataatttgtgtggTGAAAGTTTATTACTCCATATGTTGTATACTACCGAATAATGAACTTTCagggctcgtttggttcgcggaaaatatttgaagggaagtgaaAGTGAAATTCCGTGGAAAATTAGTTAACATGaagataaattctgttgtttggttggatttagaatgataaggaataaggtttaTAAAGACCCAAATgcccctattattattattattattattattatcaaaaatcTAAACCAGTAAACCACAACCccttatactattattattattattattattattattattattattatttgaggcCTAGTAAACCATAGCCCACAACCCCAATTAGGTTTCCTTCATTCTTCAGCAGTTCAGCTCCAATTATCATTCTTCAATCCTCAACTCCT
This region of Ipomoea triloba cultivar NCNSP0323 chromosome 15, ASM357664v1 genomic DNA includes:
- the LOC116006855 gene encoding peptidyl-prolyl cis-trans isomerase FKBP65-like isoform X2, yielding MVPSFSTELIHFIPSKEMSESEAEDLPEKEIGNEGLKKKILQKGNSWQTPLPGDEVHVHYSGKLHGNGEYFDSSRKKGTPFTFKLGQGEVIKGWDIGIATMRKGERALYTIPPCLGYGKAGSPPIIPPDSTLVFDIEMVSWKSIRDVAGDGGILKKIVREGEGWATPRDADQVLVKYTMRTENKEDVVSESNDGVEFSLTEGFLCPAMSKAVKTMRKGEIADISVKPFYGFGALTNENTNTNTNSIIGSIPPTSNLSIHLELVSWKSVTDVMGDKKVLKTLIKAGEGYDRPNEGALVKVVCIGKLEDGTITERKGSDQEPFEYLCLEDQIIEGLDQAIMTMRKGEEARVRICSDYFHGCKEKTTELSPLIYEVKLLDFTKEKPFWKMDTREKIEACERNKQEGNLLFKSGKFQHASKKHQSTSSLITLSLQMRSARQTR
- the LOC116006855 gene encoding 70 kDa peptidyl-prolyl isomerase-like isoform X1; translated protein: MVPSFSTELIHFIPSKEMSESEAEDLPEKEIGNEGLKKKILQKGNSWQTPLPGDEVHVHYSGKLHGNGEYFDSSRKKGTPFTFKLGQGEVIKGWDIGIATMRKGERALYTIPPCLGYGKAGSPPIIPPDSTLVFDIEMVSWKSIRDVAGDGGILKKIVREGEGWATPRDADQVLVKYTMRTENKEDVVSESNDGVEFSLTEGFLCPAMSKAVKTMRKGEIADISVKPFYGFGALTNENTNTNTNSIIGSIPPTSNLSIHLELVSWKSVTDVMGDKKVLKTLIKAGEGYDRPNEGALVKVVCIGKLEDGTITERKGSDQEPFEYLCLEDQIIEGLDQAIMTMRKGEEARVRICSDYFHGCKEKTTELSPLIYEVKLLDFTKEKPFWKMDTREKIEACERNKQEGNLLFKSGKFQHASKKYEKASKYIEFDHSFTADEKRQANALNLSCSLNNAACKLKLEDFLEASRLCSKALGIDPCNTKALFRRSQAYLRMSELEKAEIDIKQALALDPNNRDVKLVHKELRQRQKQYAQHEVKFFSAMLSRIE
- the LOC116006856 gene encoding cysteine proteinase inhibitor-like, whose amino-acid sequence is MMEMMQYKFNCSLCFVLLCLLGIFRLGFSAQEQVIQMRSSTTPSARPLLGGLRNCKGNPNDGEIESLGRFAVLEHNKKENALLEFARVVSAKQQVVAGMMYHLTLEVIDAGKKRMYEAKVWVKPWMSFKQLQEFKRAHEVPSFTTSDLGIKHGN